From Planctomycetota bacterium, the proteins below share one genomic window:
- a CDS encoding glutamate-1-semialdehyde 2,1-aminomutase — translation MPLDCSKSIAHQQRAHAVIPGGAHTYAKGDDQFPEFLPPVIRRGHGCRVTDIDGNTYIEYGSGLRSITLGHGVPAICDAAYAAMRDGTNFARPSVLELQAAEKMLELVPNAEMVKFAKHGSDCTTAAVKLARHHTGRPRIAICRDDPFYSVDDWFIATTPMDAGIPKAVHRETVRFPFNDIESCEKIFAKVGHEIAAVMLEGQRGAVPEDDFLHKLRDLAHANESLFILDETIAGFRLANAGAQQLHDIDPDLSTFGKAVANGFSVSALCGKRKYMAAGGLDHEEDRAFLLSTTHGAESHGLAAFIAVAEIYQQRDIPGELTQIGARLCQAFDTASRAAGTGDFVHSAGHPANAVFVTRGPDGEGGNQPFRTLFIQELLKHGVLAPSLVVNTDHGDDEVIDATATAAHAACEVYRKALDEGVEKYLEGRPVKPVFRRRC, via the coding sequence GTGCCCTTGGACTGTTCGAAATCCATCGCCCATCAGCAGCGTGCTCACGCCGTCATCCCCGGCGGGGCGCACACGTATGCCAAAGGCGACGATCAGTTCCCCGAGTTTCTCCCGCCGGTGATCCGCCGGGGACACGGCTGCCGCGTGACTGACATCGACGGCAACACCTACATCGAATACGGCAGCGGCCTGCGGAGCATCACGCTCGGTCACGGCGTCCCGGCGATCTGCGACGCGGCGTATGCCGCCATGCGCGACGGAACCAACTTCGCCCGCCCGTCGGTGCTCGAACTCCAGGCGGCCGAGAAGATGCTCGAGCTGGTCCCCAATGCCGAGATGGTCAAGTTCGCCAAGCACGGCAGCGACTGCACGACCGCCGCCGTGAAGCTCGCCCGTCATCACACCGGCCGGCCACGCATCGCCATTTGCCGTGATGATCCGTTCTACAGCGTCGACGACTGGTTCATCGCGACGACGCCGATGGACGCGGGGATTCCCAAGGCGGTGCATCGCGAGACGGTGCGGTTTCCGTTCAACGATATCGAGAGCTGCGAGAAGATCTTTGCCAAGGTCGGTCACGAGATCGCCGCGGTGATGCTCGAGGGCCAGCGCGGCGCGGTGCCGGAAGATGACTTTTTGCACAAGCTCCGCGATCTCGCCCACGCCAACGAGTCGCTGTTCATTCTCGACGAGACGATCGCCGGCTTCCGGTTGGCCAACGCCGGGGCGCAGCAGTTGCACGACATCGATCCGGACCTGAGCACGTTCGGCAAGGCGGTGGCCAACGGCTTCTCCGTCTCGGCCTTGTGCGGCAAGCGGAAGTACATGGCCGCCGGCGGGCTCGACCACGAAGAAGACCGGGCGTTCCTGCTTTCCACGACGCACGGGGCCGAGTCGCACGGGCTGGCCGCGTTCATCGCCGTGGCCGAGATTTACCAGCAGCGCGACATCCCTGGCGAACTAACGCAGATCGGCGCGCGTTTGTGCCAGGCCTTCGACACCGCGAGCCGTGCTGCCGGGACCGGCGACTTCGTCCACTCGGCCGGCCACCCCGCCAACGCCGTGTTCGTCACCCGCGGCCCCGACGGAGAAGGCGGCAATCAACCCTTCCGCACGCTGTTCATTCAGGAACTGCTCAAGCACGGCGTCCTCGCCCCGAGCCTCGTCGTCAACACCGACCACGGCGACGATGAAGTCATCGACGCCACCGCAACCGCCGCCCATGCCGCCTGCGAGGTCTACCGCAAAGCGCTCGACGAAGGCGTCGAGAAGTACCTCGAAGGTCGCCCGGTGAAACCGGTGTTCCGGCGTCGTTGTTGA
- the fliM gene encoding flagellar motor switch protein FliM, which yields MSELLDQNEIDALLSAVGDDAPPEDSATGTATTPTVFSQRGASHVDVSLYDFKRPERVSKDQMRALEALHEGFGRNLGAALSGYLRTIIEVSVASIEQLTYSEFIYSLPNPTCFNLLTCDALDGQVCLEISPLIIYPIIDRLLGGSNHELFIPQRPLTQIEQRLVSRITDRATHHLSEAWSNLTDVRFAASDFESNPQLVQIVPPSETVVVIGFELKMGNRAGTMSLCVPYTVMEPVIPLLTRQTNFTYAKKGRREDLTPRVRRNVDNAPVELTAVLANTTMKLGDLLSLSPGDVITTGKPSSTTLSLQVEGKTKFRGEVGQHRGNKAFRVTEALPIDEDEGSGRALALGSEAE from the coding sequence GTGTCGGAACTCCTCGACCAAAACGAGATCGACGCCCTGCTCTCGGCGGTCGGCGATGATGCGCCGCCCGAAGACAGCGCGACCGGCACCGCAACGACGCCAACGGTTTTCTCCCAACGTGGCGCGTCCCACGTCGATGTCTCGCTCTACGACTTCAAACGCCCCGAACGCGTCTCCAAGGACCAGATGCGGGCTCTGGAAGCGCTCCACGAAGGCTTCGGCCGAAACCTCGGGGCCGCTCTCTCCGGCTACCTCCGCACGATCATCGAAGTCTCCGTCGCGTCCATCGAACAGCTGACCTATTCCGAGTTCATCTACTCGCTACCGAACCCGACCTGCTTCAACCTACTCACCTGCGACGCGCTCGACGGGCAGGTTTGTCTGGAAATCAGCCCGCTTATCATCTATCCGATCATCGACCGACTGCTCGGCGGTTCGAACCATGAGCTGTTCATCCCCCAGCGCCCCCTCACGCAGATCGAACAACGCCTGGTCTCGCGCATCACCGACCGGGCCACGCACCACCTCTCCGAAGCGTGGAGCAACCTGACCGACGTGCGGTTCGCCGCCAGCGACTTCGAGAGCAACCCACAGCTGGTGCAGATCGTGCCGCCGAGCGAGACGGTGGTGGTGATCGGCTTCGAACTGAAGATGGGCAACCGGGCCGGGACGATGAGCTTGTGCGTGCCGTACACGGTGATGGAGCCGGTGATCCCGCTGCTGACGCGTCAGACGAACTTCACCTACGCCAAGAAAGGTCGCCGTGAGGACCTAACCCCGCGCGTCCGCCGCAACGTCGACAACGCTCCGGTGGAACTCACCGCGGTGCTGGCCAACACGACCATGAAACTCGGCGACCTGCTGAGTCTTTCCCCCGGCGACGTCATCACCACCGGCAAGCCGAGCAGCACCACGCTCTCGCTCCAGGTCGAAGGCAAGACCAAGTTCCGCGGCGAGGTCGGCCAACACCGCGGCAACAAAGCGTTCCGCGTTACCGAAGCTCTCCCGATCGACGAGGACGAGGGATCAGGCCGGGCACTCGCGCTCGGCAGCGAAGCGGAGTGA